In Periplaneta americana isolate PAMFEO1 chromosome 3, P.americana_PAMFEO1_priV1, whole genome shotgun sequence, the following are encoded in one genomic region:
- the LOC138695983 gene encoding sialin-like yields the protein MCSCIPARYVVAAMCFSAIMLQYILKVDLSVVIVAMVHSTPRNTSEPHNLDVIRMEPRNEDQLDVCPVPEVANKSHIDTGEFDWDEETQGYTLSAYYYGYVATQLLGGRLSEILGSKVVLGPGVFLAGLFTLLSPLAARLHVAAFIATRVLVGAASGIIIPSMYNILSKWFTVEERTFIASIVMSSIGIGTVISMMLSGILAEAGGWPVAFYIFGGVSMLFIVPWFLLMYNTPEEHPWISDTEKDYILSSNGETSKKKASPPVPWVAIFTSVPLWAHISMGVGYGWVGYTMLSELPTYLSKILHFNLQASGVLSSLPYFFASLSSVTFGYLSQWLRTRGYISKITAYQIFNGISALGTGGCLVAITFMGCNSTIIVALLVGSIAMWGIYQGGSFINHVDLGNNFAGTTAGISYTVLNSMGIFAPSITGILINGKQTLSQWAIVFYISATISLVTWILYMLFGSADEQPWNKLPSENGHEKFNRWREKGNSPEGFPSRQKGTSLNGLPLVCSKESLNRNQAKSQTVFPTNEVLVGVITCHEASCVLKNNLKQSATKERRCSQ from the exons ATGTGCAGCTGCATTCCAGCTCGCTATGTGGTGGCAGCTATGTGCTTCTCTGCCATCATGCTGCAGTATATTCTGAAAGTGGACCTGTCTGTTGTCATTGTGGCGATGGTCCACTCAACTCCCAGAAACACATCAGAACCTCACAACCTGGATGTCATAAGAATGGAACCAAGAAATGAAGATCAGTTGGATGTCTGTCCTGTTCCAGAGGTGGCAAATAAGTCACATATCGAT ACAGGAGAGTTCGACTGGGATGAAGAAACTCAGGGCTACACGCTGTCAGCTTACTACTATGGCTATGTGGCAACGCAGCTGCTGGGAGGCAGGCTGAGTGAGATTCTGGGCTCCAAAGTCGTGCTTGGTCCAGGAGTGTTTCTTGCTGGACTGTTCACACTGCTGAGTCCTCTGGCGGCCAGATTACATGTCGCAGCCTTCATTGCTACCAGGGTGCTGGTTGGAGCTGCATCA GGCATAATCATCCCATCCATGTACAACATCTTGTCCAAATGGTTTACTGTAGAGGAGAGAACTTTCATTGCTAGTATTGTGATGTCAA GTATTGGTATTGGTACTGTCATTTCAATGATGCTCTCTGGAATTCTGGCCGAAGCTGGAGGGTGGCCTGtagcattttatatttttggaGGCGTTTCGATGTTGTTTATTGTCCCATGGTTTTTACTGATGTATAACACGCCAGAGGAACATCCTTGGATCTCGGATACAGAGAAGGACTATATCCTCAGTTCAAATGGCGAGACATCCAAGAAAAAG GCATCACCTCCAGTACCATGGGTCGCCATCTTCACATCTGTACCACTGTGGGCCCATATTAGCATGGGTGTAGGATACGGCTGGGTCGGCTACACCATGCTGTCGGAATTGCCAACATATCTTAGTAAAATTCTGCACTTTAATTTGCAAGCT AGCGGGGTGTTGTCATCTTTGCCTTATTTTTTTGCCAGTCTGTCATCTGTAACGTTTGGCTACCTATCTCAATGGCTGCGTACAAGAGGCTACATCTCCAAAATAACAGCGTACCAAATATTCAATGGCATCA GTGCTCTGGGTACTGGTGGCTGCCTCGTGGCCATCACATTCATGGGCTGTAACTCCACTATCATAGTTGCCCTGCTAGTCGGGTCCATAGCCATGTGGGGCATCTACCAAGGTGGCAGCTTCATCAACCATGTGGACCTCGGCAACAACTTCGCAGGCACAACTGCTGGCATCTCCTACACTGTGCTCAATTCCATGGGCATTTTTGCACCGTCCATTACTGGCATTCTTATCAATGGCAAG CAAACACTGAGTCAATGGGCAATTGTATTCTACATCTCGGCAACCATCTCCCTGGTAACGTGGATACTGTACATGTTGTTTGGATCAGCTGATGAGCAACCATGGAACAAACTGCCTTCCGAAAATGGACACGAAAAATTTAACAGGTGGCGTGAGAAGGGCAACAGTCCTGAAGGTTTCCCTTCTCGTCAGAAGGGAACATCCTTAAATGGCCTCCCTCTGGTCTGCTCGAAGGAGTCACTCAACCGCAACCAGGCTAAGTCCCAAACTGTCTTCCCGACAAATGAAGTCCTGGTCGGTGTTATCACATGCCATGAAGCAAGTTGTGTTTTGAAGAATAATTTGAAACAATCtgcaacaaaagaaagaagaTGCAGCCAGTGA